From one Desulfurella sp. genomic stretch:
- the plsX gene encoding phosphate acyltransferase PlsX, translated as MKPIAVDAFGGDHAPKEVILGAFLAAKEFNLDIVLVGKENELEKSIEDISKDFSSNVSQKITVKDAPTIITMFDKPSVAIRKKNSSMHVGMELVKYGKACAFISAGNSGAVMAIAMTVLGKLKGISRPAIGALLPTVNGSVLLLDAGANVDCKPIHLLEFSIMGSVFIKHMLGINKPKVGLISNGSEPGKGNSLVIKAYDLIKSSALNFYGNIEGNEIFSDKIDVAVCDGFVGNIILKTSESVPTIIGEFLKAQISKSLVYKIGYLLSKPAFRMLKKKTDYAEFGGAPLLGVNGACIVSHGRSKAYAIKNAILKAAKFASLDINTKIEEAIEKCSVLKYIQRGVENAI; from the coding sequence ATGAAACCAATAGCCGTAGATGCCTTTGGCGGTGATCATGCTCCAAAAGAAGTAATCTTAGGAGCTTTCCTTGCTGCCAAAGAATTTAATTTAGATATAGTGCTAGTTGGTAAAGAAAATGAGCTTGAAAAAAGTATAGAAGATATTTCTAAAGATTTTAGCTCAAATGTATCACAAAAAATTACCGTAAAAGACGCACCAACCATAATTACTATGTTCGATAAACCAAGCGTAGCTATAAGAAAGAAAAATTCTTCAATGCATGTAGGTATGGAACTTGTTAAGTATGGTAAAGCATGCGCTTTTATAAGCGCGGGAAATTCTGGAGCTGTTATGGCCATTGCTATGACGGTTTTGGGAAAACTAAAGGGTATTTCAAGACCTGCGATAGGTGCTTTATTGCCTACTGTCAATGGTAGTGTTTTGCTTTTAGACGCGGGAGCAAATGTTGATTGTAAGCCTATTCATTTACTTGAGTTCAGTATTATGGGTTCTGTTTTTATTAAACATATGCTTGGTATAAACAAACCCAAAGTAGGCTTAATCAGTAATGGTTCTGAACCAGGCAAAGGTAATAGCCTCGTAATTAAAGCTTATGATTTAATTAAATCATCAGCTTTAAATTTTTACGGAAACATAGAGGGTAACGAAATATTTTCAGATAAAATAGATGTAGCCGTTTGTGATGGTTTTGTAGGTAATATTATTTTAAAAACATCCGAGTCTGTTCCTACTATAATTGGAGAATTTTTAAAAGCACAAATTTCTAAAAGTTTGGTATACAAGATTGGCTATTTACTATCAAAACCAGCATTTAGAATGTTAAAAAAGAAAACTGATTATGCAGAATTTGGGGGTGCACCTTTATTAGGTGTAAATGGTGCTTGCATTGTAAGTCATGGTAGAAGCAAAGCTTATGCGATAAAAAATGCCATTTTAAAAGCTGCAAAGTTTGCAAGCCTTGATATAAATACAAAAATTGAAGAAGCTATTGAAAAATGTTCAGTACTAAAGTATATTCAAAGAGGTGTGGAAAATGCGATCTAA
- the rpmF gene encoding 50S ribosomal protein L32, whose translation MAQPKRKSCHSRAAKRATHKKASMPAMSKCPRCGAVKLPHTVCPSCGYYKDEEILKIEE comes from the coding sequence ATGGCTCAACCAAAAAGAAAATCCTGTCATTCTAGAGCTGCAAAAAGAGCAACACACAAAAAAGCAAGTATGCCTGCTATGTCAAAATGTCCACGATGTGGTGCTGTGAAATTACCACATACTGTGTGTCCATCTTGTGGTTACTATAAAGATGAGGAAATCCTCAAAATTGAAGAATGA
- the ndk gene encoding nucleoside-diphosphate kinase, with product MEKTLSIIKPDAVKAGYSGKIIAMLEENGFEIKAMKKIRLTKKQAEGFYIVHKNRPFYDSLTTFMSSGNIIVMVLEKENAIADYRNLMGATDPAKAQPGTIRALYAKNIEENAVHGSDSKESADFEIPYFFSSIEIL from the coding sequence CTGGAAAAAACACTGTCAATAATTAAACCAGATGCAGTAAAAGCTGGCTATAGCGGTAAAATTATAGCTATGCTTGAGGAAAACGGCTTTGAAATTAAAGCTATGAAAAAAATTCGTTTAACCAAAAAACAAGCTGAAGGTTTTTATATTGTACACAAGAATAGGCCGTTTTATGACTCGCTTACGACATTTATGTCGAGCGGTAACATAATTGTTATGGTTTTAGAAAAAGAAAATGCGATTGCTGATTACAGGAATTTAATGGGTGCTACGGATCCAGCTAAAGCTCAGCCTGGCACAATCAGGGCTTTGTATGCAAAAAATATAGAAGAAAACGCTGTACATGGATCTGATTCTAAAGAATCGGCTGATTTTGAGATACCATATTTTTTTAGTTCAATAGAAATATTATAA
- a CDS encoding zinc ribbon domain-containing protein codes for MPIYEYKCSACGQTIELMQKIGSKAPNSCPLCGAVNTLKKIISHTSFELKGSGWYVTDYKNNSKSNSNNESKKGELKDAGKNTVNN; via the coding sequence ATGCCCATTTATGAATATAAATGTTCTGCTTGTGGACAAACAATTGAGTTAATGCAAAAGATAGGTTCTAAAGCTCCAAACTCATGTCCGCTCTGTGGTGCAGTTAATACATTAAAAAAAATCATTTCACATACTTCTTTTGAGCTTAAAGGGTCCGGATGGTATGTTACAGATTACAAAAATAATTCTAAATCAAATTCTAATAATGAATCTAAAAAAGGAGAACTAAAAGATGCTGGAAAAAACACTGTCAATAATTAA
- a CDS encoding DUF167 domain-containing protein, producing MIVHLKVIANAKRDLVCGMEGGFLKVKVSKPAQEGRANKAVVSLISSFFDIKKSAIKILSGEKSNIKILDLDIEEEFFNSKLHEVIKDAHL from the coding sequence ATGATTGTGCACTTGAAAGTAATAGCAAATGCTAAGAGAGATTTAGTTTGCGGTATGGAAGGAGGGTTTTTGAAAGTTAAAGTTTCAAAACCTGCACAGGAGGGTAGGGCTAATAAAGCCGTGGTTTCACTAATATCCTCTTTTTTTGATATTAAAAAATCTGCTATTAAAATTTTAAGTGGAGAAAAATCTAATATAAAAATACTCGATTTAGATATAGAAGAAGAATTTTTTAATTCTAAATTACATGAGGTGATTAAAGATGCCCATTTATGA
- the wbaP gene encoding undecaprenyl-phosphate galactose phosphotransferase WbaP: QYKKPFSYYYEYFFVFFVVFFLFYYEGIYTKRYDIWEDVKKIFNSITIIVVIILSLVSITKSSLLFSRLLIFLFWLYGLVIFSFFHALSKFFLFKIKLWQKNVVICGTCSQALSFQKSLDCQHYLGYNTIAFFDQKSNTKYINDKKVIRSFIELSSEIKSNCIDTVFIISACNSKVDLTSLQTIFKNVIVIPSFDGLSIFNTKVNFNFSQKLLFIHTKNNLESVANKILKRVFDLILVIIIFPLFLVALIFISIAIKATSKGPIFFKHERIGKNGKIIKIYKFRSMYEDAQERLKILLENNEQLKHEWNQFFKLKNDPRITKVGNFLRKTSLDELPQIINIIKNEMSFVGPRPVVKEEVEKYYREYAKFYYMVNPGLTGLWQVSGRNDTSYDFRIKMDTWYVTNWSLWLDIIIIVKTFVVVLKKEGVY, translated from the coding sequence TTCAATATAAAAAACCGTTTTCTTATTACTACGAGTATTTTTTTGTTTTTTTTGTTGTATTTTTCTTGTTTTATTATGAGGGTATTTACACAAAACGTTATGATATTTGGGAAGATGTTAAGAAAATATTTAACTCAATAACAATTATTGTGGTTATTATACTTTCACTAGTTTCTATAACTAAATCCAGTTTATTGTTTTCAAGACTCTTGATATTTTTATTTTGGTTGTATGGTCTGGTTATATTTTCTTTTTTTCATGCATTATCAAAATTTTTTCTATTTAAAATCAAACTCTGGCAAAAAAATGTAGTAATCTGTGGTACTTGTTCTCAAGCATTATCATTTCAAAAATCGTTAGATTGTCAGCATTATTTAGGTTATAACACTATAGCTTTTTTTGATCAAAAATCAAATACAAAATACATTAATGATAAAAAAGTTATTAGATCATTTATCGAACTTTCTTCGGAAATTAAATCTAACTGTATTGATACGGTTTTTATAATATCTGCATGCAATTCAAAGGTTGATTTAACGAGTCTTCAAACAATCTTTAAAAATGTAATAGTTATACCAAGTTTCGATGGATTATCTATTTTCAATACAAAAGTTAATTTCAATTTTTCTCAGAAACTTTTATTTATTCATACAAAAAATAATTTAGAATCTGTCGCAAACAAAATCCTTAAAAGAGTTTTTGATCTTATATTGGTAATTATTATATTTCCATTATTTTTAGTAGCATTAATTTTTATAAGTATAGCTATAAAAGCTACATCAAAAGGTCCTATTTTTTTTAAACATGAGCGTATTGGAAAAAATGGTAAAATAATAAAAATTTATAAATTTAGAAGCATGTATGAAGACGCACAAGAACGCCTAAAGATTTTACTTGAAAACAACGAGCAATTAAAACATGAGTGGAATCAATTTTTTAAGTTAAAAAATGATCCAAGGATAACTAAAGTAGGTAATTTTTTAAGGAAAACTTCACTTGATGAGTTGCCGCAGATAATAAATATTATCAAAAACGAAATGTCATTTGTAGGTCCACGGCCTGTTGTGAAAGAAGAAGTTGAAAAATATTACAGAGAATATGCAAAGTTTTACTATATGGTAAATCCAGGACTTACAGGTTTGTGGCAGGTAAGTGGTAGAAACGATACGAGTTACGATTTTCGCATAAAAATGGATACATGGTATGTAACTAATTGGTCTTTATGGCTTGATATAATTATTATTGTTAAAACATTTGTTGTTGTATTAAAAAAGGAAGGTGTTTATTAG
- the rfbD gene encoding dTDP-4-dehydrorhamnose reductase — protein sequence MILVFGGNGQLAKAFKFWFEKENKKFIALDRKQCDVTDYLQLKNVFETFKPRIVINASAYNLVDECEVNYFEGFKVNAFSVAHMTDLSKKFGSFFVHYSTDYVFDGSKCGLYCENDKPNPLNEYGKSKLLGEKFLLESQSECLILRTSWVYGNSKNNFISKLMGWCKNNEYLKIAYNEFSVPTSAYDIAYYSLIAINKGLRGVYHLVNSGFCSRFEWAKLTLSLLGINKFLYPVDRSIFNLKANRPFFSAMSNELFCGNLNVEIRDWQNALIDFLQNYYEK from the coding sequence ATGATATTGGTTTTTGGTGGCAATGGCCAGCTTGCAAAAGCTTTTAAATTTTGGTTTGAAAAAGAAAATAAAAAATTTATTGCTTTAGACAGAAAACAGTGTGATGTAACAGATTATCTTCAACTAAAAAATGTGTTTGAAACCTTTAAACCAAGAATTGTTATAAATGCTTCTGCATACAATTTAGTGGATGAGTGCGAGGTAAATTACTTTGAAGGCTTTAAAGTAAATGCTTTTTCAGTAGCTCATATGACAGATTTATCTAAAAAATTTGGCAGTTTTTTTGTTCATTATAGTACTGATTATGTGTTTGATGGTTCAAAGTGTGGTTTGTATTGTGAAAATGATAAACCAAACCCGCTAAATGAATATGGAAAATCCAAACTTTTAGGCGAGAAATTTTTATTGGAGTCTCAAAGTGAATGCTTAATTTTGCGTACCAGCTGGGTTTATGGTAACTCAAAAAACAACTTTATATCAAAACTTATGGGTTGGTGTAAAAACAATGAATATCTAAAAATTGCATATAATGAATTTTCTGTTCCAACAAGTGCTTATGATATTGCTTATTATAGTTTAATTGCAATAAATAAAGGTTTAAGAGGTGTTTATCATTTGGTTAACAGTGGTTTTTGTTCGAGATTTGAGTGGGCAAAGCTGACACTTTCTTTGCTTGGTATCAATAAATTTTTGTATCCAGTAGATAGGTCAATATTTAATCTTAAAGCAAATAGGCCATTTTTTAGTGCTATGTCAAACGAACTTTTTTGCGGGAATTTAAATGTTGAAATTAGAGATTGGCAAAATGCTTTAATTGATTTTTTGCAAAATTACTATGAAAAATAA
- the rfbC gene encoding dTDP-4-dehydrorhamnose 3,5-epimerase has product MPFEFEKANISGVLLIKPKVFFDERGFFLETYKKSQFLEAGISEDFFQDNFSFSKKGVIRGLHLQRKPKPQSKLVRCVQGKILDVIVDVRLNSNTFGSWLSFELNDSNQHILYVPEGFLHGFVVLSDTAIVHYKASNEYCPDCEDGVIFNDKTLNIDWKVFKPIVSQKDMLLKSFLEFEAYK; this is encoded by the coding sequence ATGCCATTTGAGTTTGAAAAAGCTAATATAAGTGGTGTTTTGCTTATAAAACCTAAAGTATTTTTTGATGAGAGAGGTTTTTTTTTAGAAACTTACAAAAAAAGCCAGTTTTTAGAAGCAGGCATTAGTGAAGATTTCTTTCAAGATAATTTTTCTTTTTCAAAAAAAGGTGTTATAAGAGGGTTACATCTACAAAGAAAACCAAAACCACAATCAAAGCTTGTAAGATGCGTCCAAGGCAAGATACTGGATGTTATAGTTGATGTGAGGCTAAACTCAAACACGTTTGGTAGCTGGTTATCTTTTGAGCTAAATGATAGCAACCAGCATATTTTGTATGTGCCAGAAGGCTTTTTGCATGGGTTTGTTGTGTTAAGTGATACTGCAATTGTCCATTACAAAGCTTCAAATGAGTATTGTCCAGACTGCGAAGATGGCGTGATTTTTAATGACAAAACGCTTAATATTGATTGGAAAGTATTTAAACCTATCGTATCACAAAAAGATATGCTTCTTAAAAGTTTTTTAGAGTTTGAGGCATACAAATGA
- a CDS encoding glycosyltransferase, which translates to MNVSVVIPTLNAQKTIAAVLLRLRQEDIKDIIIIDSSSDDNTQKIANAFTDRVYVIKRANFNHGLTRNLGLNLAKFNIVVFLTQDAILCKDSIAKLIRNFDQKDVAIVYGRQLPHKNADAFSKHLRYFNYPNYSIKKTFDKKDVYGVKLAFNSNSFSAYKKDVVQSLGGFPKLDFGEDVYMAAKVLIAGWAVYYDSKACVYHSHNYSLKEEFERYLAVGKFYKSQNWITQTFGKTTKEGLNYITDQFSFIAKSGRFELLPQFLLKDVLKFFAYKIA; encoded by the coding sequence ATGAATGTATCTGTTGTAATTCCTACATTAAACGCGCAAAAAACAATAGCTGCTGTTCTTTTAAGATTAAGACAGGAAGATATTAAAGATATTATTATAATAGATAGTTCATCGGATGATAATACGCAAAAAATTGCAAATGCTTTTACAGATAGAGTTTATGTAATTAAAAGAGCAAATTTCAATCATGGTTTAACTAGAAATTTAGGACTTAATCTGGCAAAATTTAATATAGTTGTATTTTTAACTCAAGATGCTATTTTGTGTAAAGACTCAATTGCAAAGCTAATTAGAAATTTTGATCAAAAAGATGTAGCTATTGTCTATGGTAGACAATTGCCTCATAAAAATGCAGATGCTTTTTCTAAACATTTAAGATACTTTAATTATCCAAATTACTCTATAAAAAAGACTTTTGATAAAAAAGATGTGTATGGTGTAAAATTAGCATTTAACTCTAACTCGTTTTCAGCATATAAAAAGGATGTAGTGCAAAGTCTAGGCGGTTTTCCAAAATTGGATTTTGGTGAAGATGTATATATGGCTGCAAAAGTTTTGATTGCAGGATGGGCTGTGTATTATGATAGCAAAGCTTGCGTTTATCACTCCCATAATTATAGCTTAAAGGAAGAATTTGAGCGTTACCTGGCTGTAGGTAAGTTTTATAAATCACAAAATTGGATTACACAAACATTTGGTAAAACTACCAAAGAAGGTTTAAACTATATTACTGATCAATTTAGTTTTATTGCTAAATCAGGTAGATTTGAGTTGCTTCCTCAGTTTTTACTTAAAGATGTATTAAAGTTTTTTGCTTATAAAATCGCTTAA
- a CDS encoding ferredoxin codes for MAKVTVDQSTCIGCEVCVDTAPDVFEMVDGKAQVKNPDGASIDVIKEAAEACPTESIKVEE; via the coding sequence ATGGCAAAAGTTACAGTAGATCAGTCAACATGCATTGGTTGCGAAGTATGTGTTGATACAGCACCTGATGTATTTGAAATGGTTGATGGAAAAGCTCAGGTAAAAAATCCTGATGGCGCTTCTATTGATGTTATCAAAGAAGCAGCTGAAGCATGTCCAACTGAATCTATCAAAGTAGAAGAGTAA
- a CDS encoding MBL fold metallo-hydrolase: MEIETLVVGVLETNCYIVHNNKQAIIIDPGSDAKKIINIIEEKKLHPKLIVNTHYHFDHTGANLDIKIAFNIPLAIGINDAKYLEDAYIDAHLFMIDAKKSPKADILLKEGDEINLGDIKFIVIETPGHTVGSICLYNKDNHVLFSGDTLFYESIGRYDLPTGNYNQLMNSLKKILTLDDECVVYPGHGPKTTIKHELSNNPFI; the protein is encoded by the coding sequence ATGGAAATTGAAACCTTAGTTGTTGGTGTACTGGAAACAAACTGTTATATAGTGCATAATAACAAACAGGCGATTATAATTGATCCAGGTAGTGATGCAAAAAAAATAATAAATATTATTGAAGAAAAAAAATTACACCCAAAACTAATAGTTAATACTCATTACCATTTTGATCATACAGGTGCTAACCTGGATATAAAGATTGCTTTTAATATACCTCTTGCAATTGGTATAAATGATGCAAAATATTTAGAAGATGCCTATATTGATGCTCATTTATTTATGATCGATGCTAAAAAGTCGCCAAAAGCTGATATTTTGCTTAAAGAAGGCGACGAAATCAATCTTGGCGATATTAAATTTATTGTCATTGAAACACCCGGACATACTGTTGGCTCAATTTGTTTGTATAACAAAGATAATCATGTGCTCTTTAGCGGAGATACACTATTTTATGAATCGATAGGCAGGTATGACTTACCAACTGGAAATTATAACCAACTAATGAATTCACTTAAAAAAATACTTACTTTAGACGATGAATGTGTTGTCTACCCAGGGCACGGTCCAAAGACAACCATAAAACACGAATTATCAAATAATCCGTTTATTTAA
- the bioB gene encoding biotin synthase BioB, translated as MHLDRLFDKALEKNIDFNNAMDILKTPQNAMLDLFSVSNKLRQFFKGNTISLCSIVNAKSGRCSENCAFCAQSAHFNTNIESYDFLPPSTIEQKAKYIANYPVERFSIVTSGLSLNNKQDFENLKNSINKISKLALIPGVSIGLQTKNQLLELKKAGLLEFHHNLETSREFFPKICTTHSYDDDVNTVKVAKQLGFYVCSGGIFGIGESLEDRISLAFELKNLDVDSIPINFLISIKGTPLENQKPLEPFEALKIISMFRFIMPDKDIRVCGGREHVLKQLHALVFFAGANGIMVSDYLTQKGRSIQDDLDMIKYLGLNVNPQRF; from the coding sequence ATGCATTTAGACAGGCTTTTTGATAAAGCTTTGGAAAAAAATATAGACTTTAACAATGCAATGGATATTTTAAAAACACCACAAAATGCCATGCTGGATCTGTTTAGCGTTTCAAACAAATTAAGACAATTTTTTAAAGGAAATACAATAAGTTTGTGTTCGATTGTAAATGCAAAAAGCGGACGTTGCAGCGAAAACTGTGCTTTTTGTGCACAATCGGCTCACTTTAATACAAATATTGAATCTTACGATTTTCTACCACCAAGTACTATTGAACAAAAAGCAAAATACATTGCAAATTATCCAGTTGAGCGCTTCAGCATAGTAACAAGTGGACTTAGCTTAAATAACAAACAGGATTTTGAAAATCTTAAAAATTCTATCAATAAGATTTCAAAATTAGCTTTGATACCTGGTGTATCAATTGGTTTGCAAACAAAAAATCAGCTTCTTGAGTTAAAAAAAGCTGGACTTTTGGAGTTTCACCACAACTTAGAAACCTCAAGGGAATTTTTTCCAAAAATCTGCACAACGCACAGCTACGATGATGATGTAAATACTGTAAAAGTTGCAAAACAGCTAGGTTTTTATGTTTGCAGCGGAGGTATATTTGGCATAGGCGAATCTTTAGAAGATAGAATTAGTCTTGCTTTTGAGCTTAAAAATTTAGATGTTGATTCTATACCCATAAATTTTTTGATTAGTATTAAAGGTACACCACTTGAAAACCAAAAACCTCTTGAACCATTTGAAGCGTTAAAAATTATATCCATGTTCAGATTTATAATGCCAGACAAAGATATAAGAGTATGTGGTGGTAGAGAACATGTTTTAAAACAACTTCATGCGCTAGTTTTTTTTGCTGGAGCAAATGGAATAATGGTAAGTGATTATTTAACACAAAAAGGTCGCAGTATTCAAGATGATCTGGATATGATTAAATATCTTGGCTTAAATGTAAATCCTCAACGCTTTTAA
- a CDS encoding helicase C-terminal domain-containing protein, whose translation MCIDEIFEILRQKVDNYEKRQSQIEMSKDIYHLMLNGQIGLIEAPTGTGKSFAYLVAASLFAKKFKKKTIIATSTINLQKQLILKDIPVIREIFGDIVFEIALGRQNYACKRKFYAYAASIFSNIDDPKSFLSGLKNGTKDEFDLLEEGLFEQIKSDKDSCMGRFCPQFRNCFFFNARSRLKDADIVITNHHLVFSDLFEIGEVFDTIDVIIFDEAHNIEKNLTSFATLSFNFYDQLNAIKNFFNIMGKLRLFELISNATKTMDGIKEELLKLSNLIDFSVNYDEEFAKTYLLNILKLQEQLVFDFVSFKDRIDIELSIDFKAIIDKLNFNLKILKSFANQDALSCVYWLERFKDVMLFNITNLNFADLLRKNLYPKVESIIFTSATLSINSDFSFIKNILGIEDAFEKTFKTEFDYKKQARLFVINNINNPQSNNYEEDIAKLVLSVASNFNKGILVLFTSYKTLNEVYNKTNTLLNDFGYNVLKQGFMDNYNMQKVFFKSKTILFGVNSFWEGIDIKGDNLSCVIITKLPFEVPTHPIEKAKYANFAQKGKNAFIDYSLQKAILKFKQGFGRLIRTKKDTGFIIIADNRLLKKSYGKIFLKSLPEVYIEIKSVEDLHLSQDI comes from the coding sequence ATGTGTATAGACGAAATTTTTGAAATTCTACGCCAGAAAGTTGATAACTACGAGAAAAGACAATCTCAGATAGAAATGTCAAAAGATATATATCATTTGATGTTAAACGGACAAATAGGTTTAATTGAAGCACCAACAGGTACTGGCAAAAGTTTTGCTTATCTTGTTGCAGCAAGTTTATTTGCAAAAAAATTTAAGAAAAAAACAATTATTGCAACGAGTACTATTAACCTTCAAAAACAGCTTATCCTGAAAGATATACCTGTAATTAGAGAGATTTTTGGCGATATTGTATTTGAAATAGCTCTTGGTAGACAAAATTATGCTTGCAAGAGAAAATTTTATGCATATGCAGCGAGTATATTTAGCAATATAGATGACCCTAAATCGTTTTTATCAGGTTTAAAAAATGGTACAAAAGATGAATTCGACTTGCTTGAAGAAGGTTTATTTGAACAAATAAAATCTGATAAGGATTCTTGTATGGGACGTTTTTGTCCGCAATTTCGGAATTGTTTTTTCTTCAATGCAAGATCAAGACTAAAAGATGCTGATATCGTTATCACAAATCATCACCTTGTTTTTAGTGATTTGTTTGAGATAGGAGAAGTATTTGATACAATTGATGTGATTATTTTTGATGAAGCCCATAATATTGAAAAAAATCTAACAAGCTTTGCGACATTATCATTTAATTTTTATGACCAGCTAAATGCAATTAAAAATTTTTTTAATATTATGGGTAAATTAAGACTATTTGAGCTAATAAGTAATGCTACAAAGACAATGGATGGTATCAAAGAAGAATTATTAAAACTTTCTAATTTGATTGATTTTAGCGTAAACTATGACGAAGAGTTTGCAAAGACATATTTACTGAATATCTTAAAATTACAAGAACAGCTTGTATTTGATTTTGTTAGTTTTAAAGACAGGATTGATATTGAGCTAAGTATTGATTTTAAAGCTATTATTGATAAATTAAATTTCAATCTCAAAATACTTAAATCTTTTGCAAATCAAGATGCTCTATCATGTGTTTACTGGCTTGAAAGATTTAAAGACGTGATGTTATTCAATATCACAAACTTAAATTTTGCTGATTTGCTAAGAAAAAATTTATATCCAAAAGTTGAAAGTATAATTTTTACTTCTGCTACACTTTCTATTAATAGTGATTTTAGTTTTATAAAAAACATTCTGGGTATAGAAGATGCATTTGAAAAAACATTTAAAACGGAGTTTGACTATAAAAAACAAGCCAGACTTTTTGTAATAAACAATATAAATAACCCACAAAGTAACAATTATGAAGAAGATATTGCAAAGTTGGTTTTGAGTGTTGCATCAAACTTTAATAAAGGAATTTTAGTGCTTTTTACATCATATAAAACTTTAAATGAAGTCTACAATAAAACAAATACCTTACTCAATGATTTTGGTTATAATGTTTTAAAACAAGGTTTTATGGATAACTACAATATGCAAAAAGTATTTTTTAAAAGCAAAACTATACTTTTTGGTGTAAATAGTTTCTGGGAAGGAATTGATATAAAAGGAGATAATCTATCTTGCGTAATTATTACAAAACTACCTTTCGAAGTACCCACACACCCGATTGAAAAAGCAAAGTACGCTAACTTTGCACAAAAAGGTAAAAATGCATTTATAGATTATTCTCTTCAAAAAGCAATACTTAAATTCAAACAGGGGTTTGGCAGATTGATTAGAACAAAAAAAGATACTGGCTTTATTATTATTGCAGATAACAGGTTGTTAAAAAAATCTTATGGTAAAATTTTTTTGAAATCGCTCCCAGAAGTTTATATTGAGATTAAAAGCGTTGAGGATTTACATTTAAGCCAAGATATTTAA
- a CDS encoding 2,3-bisphosphoglycerate-dependent phosphoglycerate mutase, which yields MSHLILIRHGQSIWNDKNLFTGWVDIPLSQKGIFEALNAGEKLSKFNIDIVYTSKLARAIQTALILLSKLDTQKTPVIIHTKGKMKKWSNYASSIEIIPIIQKKELNERYYGTLQGLNKKEVGLKYGEQQLKLWRRSFDVAPPGGESLKDNLKRTLPFFKQKVVEQLEDGKDVLIVAHGNSLRAITKYIENLDENQIIKVEIPTGTPIVYNYENKIFKDKVIL from the coding sequence ATGTCACATTTAATTTTAATAAGACATGGTCAATCAATTTGGAACGATAAAAATTTATTTACCGGGTGGGTAGACATTCCTCTTAGCCAAAAGGGCATTTTTGAGGCATTAAATGCAGGTGAAAAGCTCTCAAAATTTAACATAGATATTGTGTATACTTCAAAATTAGCAAGGGCTATACAAACAGCACTAATTTTACTATCAAAACTTGACACGCAAAAAACACCCGTTATTATTCACACAAAAGGAAAGATGAAAAAATGGTCAAACTATGCAAGCAGTATCGAAATAATACCAATTATACAAAAAAAAGAATTAAATGAGCGATATTATGGCACACTACAGGGTTTAAACAAAAAAGAAGTAGGTTTAAAATATGGCGAACAACAGTTAAAACTCTGGCGCAGGAGCTTTGATGTAGCACCACCTGGTGGAGAATCGCTAAAAGACAATCTGAAACGCACACTACCTTTTTTCAAACAAAAAGTTGTCGAACAACTGGAAGATGGTAAGGATGTTTTAATTGTAGCTCATGGAAATAGCTTGAGAGCTATTACAAAATACATAGAAAATTTGGATGAAAACCAAATTATAAAAGTTGAAATACCAACTGGCACACCTATTGTTTATAATTACGAAAACAAAATATTTAAAGACAAGGTTATTTTATGA